One Castanea sativa cultivar Marrone di Chiusa Pesio chromosome 4, ASM4071231v1 DNA window includes the following coding sequences:
- the LOC142631597 gene encoding stearoyl-[acyl-carrier-protein] 9-desaturase, chloroplastic-like isoform X2 has protein sequence MALSLNSMIMSFPSHKLSSKSIKLRSPRVLMASTLHSTSKEVHVQVTHSMPPQKVEIFKSLEGWAEENILVHLKPVEKCWQPQDFLPEPESEGFFEQVKELRARAMELPDDYFVVLVGDMITEEALPTYQTMLNTLDGVRDETGASPTSWAIWTRAWTAEENRHGDLLNKYLYLSGRVDMKQIEKSIQYLIGSGMDPKTENSPYLGFIYTSFQERATFISHGNTARLAKEHGDLKLAQICGTIASDEKRHETAYTKIVEKLFEIDPDGTILALADMMRKKISMPAHLMYDGQDDNLFEHFSSVAQRLGVYTAKDYADILEFLVGRWNVEKLTGLSGEGHRAQDFVCGLPPRIRRLEERAQGRAKQASIIPFSWVFGRNIIV, from the exons atggctCTGAGTTTGAATTCAATGATAATGAGCTTCCCTTCTCATAAGCTCTCTTCTAAATCCATTAAGCTCAGATCTCCTAGAGTCTTAATGGCCTCCACTTTGCACTCTACCTCCAA GGAGGTACATGTTCAGGTGACTCATTCCATGCCCCCTCAGAAGGTGGAGATCTTCAAATCATTGGAGGGTTGGGCTGAGGAGAACATCTTGGTGCACCTAAAGCCTGTTGAGAAATGTTGGCAGCCACAAGATTTTCTGCCTGAACCTGAATCGGAAGGATTCTTTGAGCAAGTCAAGGAGTTGAGGGCAAGAGCGATGGAACTTCCTGATGACTATTTTGTTGTGTTAGTTGGAGATATGATCACAGAGGAAGCTCTTCCAACTTACCAGACAATGCTTAATACCCTGGATGGTGTTCGAGATGAGACTGGTGCAAGCCCTACCTCTTGGGCAATATGGACAAGGGCATGGACTGCTGAAGAGAATAGGCATGGTGACCTTCTCAACAAGTATCTTTATCTCTCTGGACGGGTGGACATGAAACAAATTGAGAAGTCAATTCAGTATTTGATAGGATCAGGAATG GATCCTAAAACAGAAAACAGCCCCTACCTTGGCTTCATCTACACTTCATTTCAAGAGAGGGCAACATTCATATCCCATGGGAACACAGCCAGGCTAGCAAAGGAGCATGGGGACTTAAAACTGGCACAGATTTGCGGCACCATTGCCTCAGATGAAAAACGCCACGAAACTGCCTACACCAAGATTGTGGAGAAACTCTTTGAGATTGATCCAGATGGTACTATTTTGGCTTTGGCTGACATGATGAGGAAAAAGATCTCAATGCCAGCTCACTTGATGTATGATGGACAGGATGATAACCTTTTCGAGCACTTCTCATCTGTAGCCCAGCGGCTTGGTGTGTACACTGCTAAGGACTATGCTGATATTTTGGAGTTTCTGGTGGGAAGATGGAATGTAGAGAAGTTGACAGGTCTTTCTGGTGAAGGGCATAGAGCTCAAGATTTCGTGTGTGGTTTGCCCCCTAGGATTAGGAGGTTGGAGGAGAGAGCTCAGGGAAGGGCCAAACAAGCATCCATCATTCCATTCAGCTGGGTTTTCGGTAGAAATATAATTGTGTAA
- the LOC142631597 gene encoding stearoyl-[acyl-carrier-protein] 9-desaturase, chloroplastic-like isoform X1: MALSLNSMIMSFPSHKLSSKSIKLRSPRVLMASTLHSTSKEAENLKKPHFPPREVHVQVTHSMPPQKVEIFKSLEGWAEENILVHLKPVEKCWQPQDFLPEPESEGFFEQVKELRARAMELPDDYFVVLVGDMITEEALPTYQTMLNTLDGVRDETGASPTSWAIWTRAWTAEENRHGDLLNKYLYLSGRVDMKQIEKSIQYLIGSGMDPKTENSPYLGFIYTSFQERATFISHGNTARLAKEHGDLKLAQICGTIASDEKRHETAYTKIVEKLFEIDPDGTILALADMMRKKISMPAHLMYDGQDDNLFEHFSSVAQRLGVYTAKDYADILEFLVGRWNVEKLTGLSGEGHRAQDFVCGLPPRIRRLEERAQGRAKQASIIPFSWVFGRNIIV, translated from the exons atggctCTGAGTTTGAATTCAATGATAATGAGCTTCCCTTCTCATAAGCTCTCTTCTAAATCCATTAAGCTCAGATCTCCTAGAGTCTTAATGGCCTCCACTTTGCACTCTACCTCCAA AGAGGCAGAGAATCTGAAAAAGCCACATTTCCCTCCAAGGGAGGTACATGTTCAGGTGACTCATTCCATGCCCCCTCAGAAGGTGGAGATCTTCAAATCATTGGAGGGTTGGGCTGAGGAGAACATCTTGGTGCACCTAAAGCCTGTTGAGAAATGTTGGCAGCCACAAGATTTTCTGCCTGAACCTGAATCGGAAGGATTCTTTGAGCAAGTCAAGGAGTTGAGGGCAAGAGCGATGGAACTTCCTGATGACTATTTTGTTGTGTTAGTTGGAGATATGATCACAGAGGAAGCTCTTCCAACTTACCAGACAATGCTTAATACCCTGGATGGTGTTCGAGATGAGACTGGTGCAAGCCCTACCTCTTGGGCAATATGGACAAGGGCATGGACTGCTGAAGAGAATAGGCATGGTGACCTTCTCAACAAGTATCTTTATCTCTCTGGACGGGTGGACATGAAACAAATTGAGAAGTCAATTCAGTATTTGATAGGATCAGGAATG GATCCTAAAACAGAAAACAGCCCCTACCTTGGCTTCATCTACACTTCATTTCAAGAGAGGGCAACATTCATATCCCATGGGAACACAGCCAGGCTAGCAAAGGAGCATGGGGACTTAAAACTGGCACAGATTTGCGGCACCATTGCCTCAGATGAAAAACGCCACGAAACTGCCTACACCAAGATTGTGGAGAAACTCTTTGAGATTGATCCAGATGGTACTATTTTGGCTTTGGCTGACATGATGAGGAAAAAGATCTCAATGCCAGCTCACTTGATGTATGATGGACAGGATGATAACCTTTTCGAGCACTTCTCATCTGTAGCCCAGCGGCTTGGTGTGTACACTGCTAAGGACTATGCTGATATTTTGGAGTTTCTGGTGGGAAGATGGAATGTAGAGAAGTTGACAGGTCTTTCTGGTGAAGGGCATAGAGCTCAAGATTTCGTGTGTGGTTTGCCCCCTAGGATTAGGAGGTTGGAGGAGAGAGCTCAGGGAAGGGCCAAACAAGCATCCATCATTCCATTCAGCTGGGTTTTCGGTAGAAATATAATTGTGTAA
- the LOC142630932 gene encoding uncharacterized protein LOC142630932, whose translation MGTNTITMGSVTQSHYHTHNVFLFCNYILLGAASSCIFLTLSLRLFPSICGFFLILLHIFIISGAVSGCAAADSSGTSRWYAAHMVATVLTAILQGSVSVLIFTRTGDFLGQLKSYVREEDGAVILKLAGGLCVLIFCLEWVVLTLAFFLKYYAYVEGDNVGANSYAMRKSAKVGQEEDLKDWPWPFQV comes from the coding sequence ATGGGTACGAACACCATCACCATGGGCTCAGTGACTCAATCCCACTACCACACCCACAATGTCTTCCTCTTCTGCAACTACATTCTCCTTGGTGCAGCCTCCAGTTGCATcttcctcactctctctctccggCTCTTCCCGTCTATATGCGGCTTCTTCCTAATCCTCCTCCACATTTTCATCATATCCGGAGCAGTATCTGGCTGTGCAGCGGCCGACTCATCGGGGACTAGCCGGTGGTACGCAGCTCACATGGTGGCAACAGTGCTCACAGCAATATTACAAGGGTCGGTTTCCGTGCTGATCTTCACGAGAACCGGGGATTTCCTCGGCCAGTTGAAGTCCTATGTGAGGGAAGAGGATGGTGCTGTGATACTGAAGTTGGCTGGTGGGCTGTGTGTGTTGATATTTTGCCTGGAATGGGTGGTCTTGACACTTGCGTTTTTCTTGAAGTACTATGCTTATGTTGAAGGTGATAATGTTGGGGCTAATAGCTATGCTATGAGGAAGAGTGCCAAGGTGGGACAAGAGGAGGACTTGAAGGATTGGCCATGGCCTTTCCAAGTCTAA